A single Cryptosporangium minutisporangium DNA region contains:
- a CDS encoding gamma-glutamylcyclotransferase family protein, producing MGLYAAYGTNMHPSQMQDRCPRSPSAGIGWLEGWRLTFGGEDLGWDGALATIVEDPDERVFVALYDVSEFDEPTLDAWEGADQGLYRKIKVRVHTLEGEVLAWLHVLDSFEGGLPSARYLGLIADAAEAAGAPDDYVSALRQRPCTSTEL from the coding sequence ATGGGCCTCTATGCCGCCTACGGGACGAACATGCACCCGAGTCAGATGCAGGACCGGTGCCCGCGCTCCCCGAGCGCCGGAATCGGCTGGCTCGAGGGGTGGCGATTGACGTTCGGTGGCGAGGATCTCGGCTGGGACGGGGCGCTCGCCACGATCGTGGAAGACCCCGACGAGCGGGTGTTCGTCGCGCTGTACGACGTCAGCGAGTTCGACGAGCCGACCCTGGACGCCTGGGAAGGCGCCGACCAGGGCCTGTACCGGAAGATCAAGGTCCGGGTGCACACGCTCGAGGGTGAGGTGCTGGCCTGGCTGCACGTGCTCGACTCGTTCGAGGGCGGGCTGCCGTCGGCGCGCTACCTCGGTCTGATCGCCGACGCCGCCGAGGCCGCCGGAGCCCCCGACGACTACGTCTCGGCCCTCCGTCAGCGCCCCTGCACGTCGACGGAGCTCTGA
- a CDS encoding 3-hydroxybutyrate dehydrogenase produces MSLAPELAGRTAIVTGAASGIGLACAEALRGAGARLVLLDRAAEVTDVARKLDGTGHVVDLSDRDAILGLDLDADILVNVAGVQHVSPVEDFPPEKFALVLALMLEAPFLLSRAVLPGMYERGWGRLIHLSSIHGLRASAYKSAYVSAKHGLEGLSKVLALEAGPKGVTSNTICPGYVRTPLVEKQIADQARSHGVPEDQVVEQIMLTQPAIKRLLEPSEVAAAALWLCSDAASFQNGTALVLDGGWSAR; encoded by the coding sequence ATGAGCCTGGCCCCGGAACTCGCCGGACGGACCGCGATCGTCACCGGCGCCGCCAGCGGCATCGGGCTGGCCTGCGCGGAGGCCCTGCGCGGCGCCGGCGCCCGGTTGGTTCTCCTCGATCGGGCCGCCGAGGTCACGGACGTCGCCCGCAAGTTGGACGGCACCGGACACGTCGTCGACCTCTCCGACCGGGACGCGATCCTGGGCCTGGACCTCGACGCCGACATCCTGGTCAACGTCGCGGGCGTCCAGCACGTCTCTCCGGTCGAGGACTTCCCGCCGGAGAAGTTCGCGCTCGTGCTCGCGCTGATGCTGGAAGCGCCGTTCCTGCTCAGCCGGGCCGTGCTCCCCGGCATGTACGAGCGCGGTTGGGGCCGCCTGATCCACCTCTCCTCGATCCACGGATTGCGCGCGTCGGCGTACAAGTCGGCGTACGTCTCGGCCAAGCACGGCTTGGAGGGCCTGTCCAAGGTCCTCGCTCTGGAAGCGGGCCCGAAAGGCGTGACGTCGAACACGATCTGCCCGGGCTACGTCCGGACGCCGCTGGTGGAGAAGCAGATCGCCGACCAGGCCCGGAGCCACGGCGTCCCGGAAGACCAGGTGGTCGAGCAGATCATGCTGACCCAACCGGCGATCAAGCGGCTGCTGGAACCGTCCGAGGTGGCCGCTGCCGCGCTGTGGCTCTGCTCGGACGCCGCGAGCTTCCAGAACGGCACGGCGCTCGTCCTCGACGGTGGCTGGAGCGCCCGATGA
- a CDS encoding helix-turn-helix domain-containing GNAT family N-acetyltransferase, giving the protein MAIAEHVATVRHFNRAWTEVTALLDDSYLQSGLSLPEARLVYEVTRRSPQAVVELRSQLKLDPGYTTRLLDRLAKRGLVTRDADPDDRRRQLVAVTEAGRYVARHLAVRSDALVAELLEPLPPADRGALVAALDTVADVLGAPSDAPVHIRPARTGELGWVLTRHAQIYQEEYGWPGFEAAVAQILAEFLGRADQGRQQFWVAERNGRLLGCVGCAAEDEETARLRLLLVEPSARGHRLGVRLVDECLAFARAAGYRRIVLHTQDALTAARAIYAKAGFTVDHTSAEDSLDPNGLAEHWSLDLA; this is encoded by the coding sequence ATGGCCATCGCTGAGCACGTCGCCACCGTCCGGCACTTCAACCGGGCCTGGACCGAGGTGACCGCCCTCCTCGACGACAGCTACCTGCAGTCCGGGCTGAGCCTTCCCGAAGCGCGCCTGGTCTACGAGGTCACCCGACGATCCCCGCAGGCGGTGGTGGAGCTGCGTAGTCAGCTCAAGCTCGACCCCGGGTACACCACCCGCCTGCTGGACCGGCTCGCCAAGCGCGGCCTGGTCACCCGAGACGCTGATCCGGACGACCGGCGACGGCAGCTCGTCGCGGTCACCGAAGCCGGCCGGTACGTCGCCAGGCATCTCGCCGTCCGATCCGACGCGCTCGTCGCGGAGCTGCTCGAACCGCTGCCGCCTGCGGACCGCGGCGCGCTGGTGGCGGCGCTCGACACGGTTGCCGACGTGCTCGGTGCGCCGTCCGACGCGCCGGTGCACATCCGACCGGCGCGCACCGGTGAGCTGGGCTGGGTGCTCACCCGGCATGCGCAGATCTACCAGGAGGAGTACGGCTGGCCGGGGTTCGAGGCGGCGGTGGCGCAGATCCTCGCCGAGTTCCTCGGCCGGGCGGACCAGGGCCGCCAGCAATTCTGGGTGGCCGAGCGCAACGGGCGCCTGCTCGGCTGCGTCGGCTGCGCCGCCGAGGACGAGGAGACCGCCCGGCTGCGGCTACTGCTGGTGGAGCCGTCCGCGCGCGGACACCGGCTCGGCGTCCGGCTGGTCGACGAGTGCCTCGCGTTCGCGCGCGCCGCGGGGTACCGACGCATCGTGCTGCACACCCAGGACGCGCTCACCGCCGCCAGGGCGATCTACGCGAAGGCGGGCTTCACCGTCGACCACACCAGCGCGGAAGATTCGCTCGACCCCAACGGCCTCGCCGAGCACTGGTCGCTGGACTTGGCGTGA
- a CDS encoding alpha/beta hydrolase, with amino-acid sequence MSLLLPGVTTRRVPTERLTVNVLEVEHRTVGEPVLFVHGNVSSSLFWQYAMRDLPVTFRPIAVDLRGFGDTDPAPVDATRGLRDFSDDVLGLLDVLELDRVHLVGWSMGGGVVLQILRDRPELVRTATLVNPVSPYGFGGTKGVDGQHLDPPGLGSGAGSANAEFVQRLASGDRTADAPVSPRNVLLSSYVKPPFTPEPADADRWVSSMLSTRTGDDNYPGTSDVTAEWPGAVPGTRGVLNTMAPTFFRVDDLDTIEPKPPIYWIRGDSDVIVSDTSLFDLAYLGKIGAVPGWPGDELAPPQPMVAQTRHVLDRYVLAGGRYEEVVIADTGHSPHIEKPKEFLATLVESITEYTD; translated from the coding sequence ATGAGCCTGCTGCTGCCTGGCGTCACCACCCGCAGAGTCCCGACCGAGCGGTTGACGGTCAACGTCCTCGAGGTCGAGCACCGCACGGTCGGAGAGCCGGTTCTCTTCGTCCATGGCAACGTCTCGTCGTCGCTGTTCTGGCAGTACGCGATGCGCGACCTGCCGGTGACGTTCCGCCCGATCGCCGTGGACCTGCGCGGCTTCGGCGACACCGACCCGGCGCCGGTGGACGCCACCCGCGGCCTCCGCGACTTCAGCGACGACGTGCTGGGCCTGCTCGACGTGCTCGAACTCGACCGGGTGCACCTGGTGGGCTGGAGCATGGGCGGCGGGGTGGTGTTGCAGATCCTCCGCGACCGCCCGGAGCTGGTGCGGACGGCCACGCTGGTCAACCCGGTGTCGCCGTACGGGTTCGGTGGCACGAAGGGCGTCGACGGTCAGCACCTGGATCCGCCCGGCCTCGGCTCCGGCGCGGGCAGCGCGAATGCCGAGTTCGTGCAGCGGCTCGCGTCCGGCGATCGCACCGCCGACGCACCGGTCTCGCCGCGGAACGTCCTGCTCAGCAGCTACGTCAAGCCGCCCTTCACGCCCGAGCCCGCGGACGCCGACCGCTGGGTGAGCTCGATGCTCAGCACGCGCACCGGTGACGACAACTACCCGGGCACATCGGACGTCACCGCGGAGTGGCCGGGGGCGGTGCCCGGCACCCGCGGCGTGCTGAACACAATGGCGCCGACGTTCTTCCGGGTCGACGACCTGGACACGATCGAGCCGAAGCCGCCGATCTACTGGATCCGCGGGGATTCGGACGTCATCGTCTCCGACACCTCGCTGTTCGACCTGGCGTACCTGGGCAAGATCGGCGCCGTACCCGGCTGGCCCGGTGACGAGCTGGCGCCGCCGCAGCCGATGGTCGCGCAGACCCGGCACGTCCTCGACCGGTACGTGCTCGCCGGTGGCCGGTACGAGGAGGTCGTGATCGCCGACACCGGGCACAGCCCGCACATCGAGAAGCCCAAGGAGTTCCTCGCGACCCTCGTCGAGTCGATCACCGAGTACACGGACTGA
- a CDS encoding acetyl/propionyl/methylcrotonyl-CoA carboxylase subunit alpha, producing MQKVLIANRGEIAVRVVRACRDAGLASVAVYADSDRDALHARLADEAYALGGDTPGDSYLRIDKLIDVAKQSGADAVHPGYGFLSENASFAQAVIDAGLTWIGPTPDAITALGDKVEARHIATAAGAPLVPGTKDPVAGADEVVEFAKEHGLPVAIKAAFGGGGRGLKVARTLEEIPELFASAVREAESAFGRGECFVERYLDQPRHVEAQVLADQHGNVVVVGTRDCSLQRRHQKLVEEAPAPFLSDSQRASIHDAAKAICKAAGYHGAGTVEFLVGKDGTISFLEVNTRLQVEHPVSEETAGVDLVREQFRIADGEPLRFTEDPAPRGHSFEFRINGEDPGRNFLPAPGAVNAFVLPTGPGIRVDTGVEPGSVIGGNFDSLLAKLIVTGATRQEALERSRRALDEMVVDGIATVLPFHRVVVRDPAFAPADPNEAFSVHTRWIETDFDNQIAPYSGSAPDVSETSERETVVVEVGGKRLEVSLPAGLGVSSSAPVAGGAKKPKKRAGGAKAGAAASGDAVVSPMQGTIVKIAVADGDTVAEGDLVVVLEAMKMEQPLTAHKAGTVSGLSASVGDVIASGAAVCEIK from the coding sequence GTGCAGAAGGTCCTCATCGCCAACCGTGGTGAGATCGCGGTCCGCGTGGTTCGCGCTTGCCGCGACGCTGGGCTGGCCAGCGTCGCCGTCTACGCCGACTCCGACCGGGACGCGCTGCACGCGCGCCTGGCCGACGAGGCGTACGCGCTGGGCGGTGACACCCCCGGCGACTCCTACCTGCGCATCGACAAGCTGATCGACGTCGCGAAGCAGTCCGGGGCGGACGCCGTCCACCCGGGCTACGGATTCCTCTCGGAGAACGCTTCGTTCGCGCAGGCCGTGATCGATGCCGGTCTCACCTGGATCGGGCCGACGCCGGACGCGATCACGGCGCTCGGCGACAAGGTCGAGGCCCGCCACATCGCCACCGCGGCCGGTGCGCCGCTGGTGCCCGGCACCAAGGACCCGGTCGCCGGCGCCGACGAGGTCGTCGAGTTCGCGAAGGAGCACGGGCTCCCGGTCGCGATCAAGGCCGCGTTCGGCGGTGGCGGTCGCGGCCTGAAGGTGGCCCGCACGCTGGAGGAGATCCCCGAACTGTTCGCGTCCGCGGTCCGCGAGGCCGAGTCGGCGTTCGGCCGCGGCGAGTGCTTCGTCGAGCGGTACCTCGACCAGCCGCGGCACGTCGAGGCCCAGGTCCTGGCCGACCAGCACGGCAACGTGGTGGTCGTCGGCACCCGCGACTGCTCGCTGCAGCGGCGTCACCAGAAGCTGGTCGAAGAGGCCCCGGCGCCGTTCCTCTCGGATTCGCAGCGGGCCTCGATCCACGACGCCGCCAAGGCGATCTGCAAGGCCGCCGGGTACCACGGCGCCGGCACGGTCGAGTTCCTGGTCGGCAAGGACGGCACGATCAGCTTCCTCGAGGTCAACACGCGACTGCAGGTGGAGCACCCGGTCAGCGAGGAGACCGCAGGCGTCGACCTGGTGCGCGAGCAGTTCCGGATCGCCGACGGAGAGCCGCTGCGGTTCACCGAGGACCCGGCGCCGCGCGGCCACTCGTTCGAGTTCCGGATCAACGGCGAGGACCCCGGCCGCAACTTCCTCCCGGCTCCCGGCGCGGTGAACGCGTTCGTGCTGCCGACCGGGCCCGGCATCCGCGTCGACACCGGCGTCGAGCCCGGCTCGGTGATCGGCGGCAACTTCGACTCGCTCCTCGCCAAGCTGATCGTCACCGGCGCCACCCGGCAGGAGGCGCTGGAGCGCTCGCGGCGTGCGCTGGACGAGATGGTGGTCGACGGCATCGCAACAGTGCTGCCGTTCCACCGCGTCGTCGTGCGGGACCCGGCGTTCGCGCCGGCCGACCCGAACGAGGCGTTCAGCGTCCACACGCGGTGGATCGAGACCGACTTCGACAACCAGATCGCGCCGTACTCGGGGTCCGCACCGGATGTCTCCGAGACCTCGGAGCGCGAGACCGTCGTCGTCGAGGTCGGCGGAAAGCGGCTCGAGGTGTCACTGCCCGCGGGGCTCGGGGTGTCTTCTTCGGCGCCGGTCGCCGGGGGCGCCAAGAAGCCCAAGAAGCGTGCGGGTGGGGCCAAGGCCGGTGCCGCCGCGAGCGGTGACGCGGTGGTGTCGCCGATGCAGGGCACGATCGTCAAGATCGCGGTCGCCGACGGTGACACGGTCGCGGAGGGCGACCTGGTCGTCGTCCTGGAGGCGATGAAGATGGAGCAGCCGCTCACCGCGCACAAGGCCGGCACGGTCAGCGGGCTGAGCGCGTCCGTCGGCGACGTCATCGCGTCCGGCGCGGCGGTCTGCGAGATCAAGTGA
- a CDS encoding NAD(P)H-quinone dehydrogenase yields MSRIVIIGGGPAGYEAALVAARLGAEVTLVERDGLGGACVLYDCVPSKTFIASSDAATVFRNGDSLGVMACEPEDVKVNAAAVHGRVKGLALAQSADIRGTVAATGVEVIRGFARLNGRDGLRHIVTIEPTGSEPYEVEADTVLLATGATPRIIPGAEPDGERILTWRDVYDLPELPTHLVVVGSGVTGAEFASAYLAMGVQVTLVSSRDRVMPHEDSDAATLIEQVFARRGMTILYNARAEGVERTADGVVVRLTDGRTVEGSHALMTIGSVPNTTDLGLKEVGVEVGGGGFITVDRVSRTNVPGIYAAGDVTGVLMLASVAAMQGRIAMWHALGEAVQPLRLRTVAANVFTDPEIATVGFGQTTMEAGEVPARTITLPLATNPRAKMQGLSDGFVKLFCRPASGLVIGGVVVASRASELILPIAMAVQNHLTVEQIAQTISIYPSLSGSLTEAARQLVQHEFE; encoded by the coding sequence GTGTCGCGCATCGTGATAATTGGTGGCGGTCCCGCTGGTTACGAGGCCGCGCTCGTCGCGGCCCGCCTGGGTGCCGAGGTGACGCTCGTCGAGCGGGACGGGCTCGGCGGAGCGTGCGTCCTCTACGACTGCGTTCCGAGCAAGACGTTCATCGCCTCGTCCGACGCCGCGACCGTGTTCCGGAACGGCGACTCGCTCGGCGTGATGGCCTGCGAGCCCGAAGACGTCAAGGTCAACGCCGCGGCGGTGCACGGCCGGGTGAAGGGGCTCGCGCTGGCGCAGTCGGCCGACATCCGGGGCACGGTGGCCGCGACCGGCGTCGAGGTGATCCGCGGATTCGCCCGGTTGAACGGCCGTGACGGGCTGCGGCACATCGTCACGATCGAGCCGACCGGCAGCGAGCCGTACGAGGTGGAGGCCGACACCGTCCTGCTCGCCACCGGCGCCACGCCCCGCATCATCCCCGGCGCCGAGCCGGACGGTGAGCGCATCCTGACCTGGCGGGACGTCTACGACCTCCCGGAGCTGCCGACGCACCTGGTGGTGGTCGGCTCCGGTGTCACCGGCGCGGAGTTCGCCAGCGCGTACCTGGCGATGGGGGTCCAGGTGACGCTGGTCTCCAGCCGGGACCGCGTGATGCCGCACGAGGACTCGGACGCCGCGACCCTGATCGAGCAGGTGTTCGCCCGTCGAGGAATGACGATCCTCTACAACGCCCGCGCCGAAGGGGTGGAGCGCACCGCCGACGGCGTCGTGGTCCGGCTGACCGACGGCCGTACGGTCGAGGGCAGCCACGCGCTGATGACGATCGGCTCCGTGCCGAACACCACCGACTTGGGGCTGAAGGAAGTTGGCGTCGAGGTCGGCGGTGGCGGGTTCATCACCGTCGACCGGGTGTCGCGGACGAACGTCCCGGGCATCTACGCGGCCGGCGACGTCACCGGCGTACTGATGCTCGCGTCGGTCGCGGCGATGCAGGGCCGGATCGCGATGTGGCACGCGCTGGGCGAGGCCGTGCAGCCGCTGCGACTGCGCACGGTCGCCGCGAACGTGTTCACCGACCCGGAGATCGCCACGGTCGGGTTCGGGCAGACCACTATGGAGGCGGGCGAGGTGCCGGCCCGCACGATCACGCTGCCGCTGGCGACGAACCCGCGGGCGAAGATGCAGGGGTTGTCGGACGGCTTCGTGAAGCTGTTCTGCCGCCCGGCGTCCGGCCTGGTGATCGGTGGGGTGGTCGTCGCGTCGCGGGCGAGCGAGCTGATCCTGCCGATCGCGATGGCGGTGCAGAACCATCTCACGGTCGAGCAGATCGCCCAGACGATCTCGATCTACCCGTCGCTGTCCGGTTCGCTGACAGAAGCAGCCCGCCAACTAGTGCAACACGAGTTCGAGTAG
- a CDS encoding amidohydrolase has product MNLDAWVAAHEESLIRFRRYVHAHPDLSNTEQPTAALVAERLSDAGLRPVMLPKGNGLSCDIGSGEHLVALRADLDALPLPDVKDVPYRSTVDGACHACGHDVHTTVVLGAGLALAALGDALPGRVRLLFQPAEEALPSGSLDVIDAGRLAGVEEIFALHCDPRTLTGKVGLRVGPITAAADFLRVDLSGPGGHTARPHLTVDLVSALARVVTDVPALLARRLDVRSALSLVFGAVHSGVAPNAIPQTGHVSGSVRCLDHAAWELAPKLIEQLVHQVVAPTGAVANVEYNRGMPPVVNHAHSTGVLKEATIATLGADAITETQQSMGGEDFSWYLEHCWGAMARLGVGRPGEALDLHQGSFDVDEAAIGIGVKLLTNTALIALRERAGAPALA; this is encoded by the coding sequence GTGAACCTGGACGCTTGGGTCGCTGCACACGAAGAGTCGCTCATCCGGTTCCGGCGATACGTGCATGCCCACCCCGATCTCTCGAACACCGAACAACCGACGGCCGCGCTCGTCGCAGAGCGGCTGAGCGACGCCGGTCTGCGCCCGGTGATGCTGCCCAAGGGCAACGGCCTCTCCTGTGACATCGGGTCCGGCGAGCACCTCGTCGCGCTCCGGGCCGACCTGGACGCGCTGCCGCTGCCGGACGTCAAGGACGTGCCGTACCGGTCGACCGTGGACGGGGCGTGCCACGCCTGCGGGCACGACGTGCACACGACGGTCGTGCTCGGGGCCGGGCTCGCGCTGGCGGCTCTCGGGGACGCGCTGCCGGGCCGCGTGCGGCTGCTCTTCCAGCCGGCCGAGGAGGCGTTGCCGTCGGGGTCGCTCGATGTGATCGACGCCGGCCGGCTCGCGGGCGTCGAGGAGATCTTCGCCCTGCACTGCGATCCGCGGACGCTGACCGGCAAGGTCGGGCTGCGGGTGGGGCCGATCACCGCGGCGGCCGACTTCCTGAGGGTGGACCTGTCCGGTCCCGGCGGGCACACGGCACGCCCGCACCTCACCGTCGACCTGGTGAGCGCGCTGGCCCGGGTGGTGACCGACGTGCCGGCGCTGCTGGCCCGCCGGCTCGATGTCCGCTCCGCGCTGTCGCTGGTGTTCGGAGCCGTGCACAGCGGCGTCGCACCGAACGCGATTCCGCAGACCGGGCACGTCAGCGGGTCGGTCCGATGCCTGGACCACGCCGCCTGGGAGCTGGCCCCGAAGCTGATCGAGCAGCTCGTCCACCAGGTCGTCGCTCCGACCGGTGCGGTGGCGAACGTCGAGTACAACCGCGGCATGCCGCCGGTGGTCAACCATGCGCACTCGACCGGTGTGCTGAAGGAAGCGACGATCGCGACGCTGGGCGCCGACGCGATCACCGAAACCCAGCAGAGCATGGGTGGCGAGGACTTCTCCTGGTACTTGGAGCACTGCTGGGGTGCGATGGCGCGGCTCGGCGTCGGACGCCCGGGCGAGGCTCTCGACCTGCACCAGGGTTCGTTCGACGTGGACGAGGCCGCGATCGGTATCGGCGTGAAGCTGCTCACCAACACGGCCCTGATCGCACTTCGCGAACGGGCGGGCGCGCCGGCTCTCGCCTGA
- the ligD gene encoding non-homologous end-joining DNA ligase: MADKDRLARYRAMRAADRTPEPVPEDDAPAPVPAGDSPRFVIQEHHARALHWDFRLERDGVLVSWAIPKGLPPDPKQNHLAVHTEDHPLDYATFEGEIPAGEYGGGSVSIWDHGTYDLEKWSDREVKVVLHGTRSHGRFVLFKTGDGGGKRGRDWMIHRMDPPDPGWQPLPELVPPMLATLGTLPSDDDEWAYEMKWDGVRLVLYISGGRVRAMTRNNRDVTSNYPELSMLAASVGTQQLVIDGEVVAVDATGRISFGALQNRMHVARPGKSLLAGSPVTFLAFDLLHAGGVPLLDQPYVERRRLLTQLNLRGPHWSTPPHFDGGGRDAVATSRAQGLEGVVAKRLTSKYLPGKRTRDWLKVKNVRTQEVVVGGWRPGAGRREGRIGSLLLGIPGPDGLEYVGHVGTGFTEAVLDDLTVRLRRTERKTSPFATPLPRPHAKDARWVTPHLVGEVAFGEWTGDGLLRHPAWRGLRTDKTPDDVRREE, encoded by the coding sequence GTGGCCGACAAGGACCGGCTGGCGCGCTACCGGGCGATGCGCGCCGCCGACCGCACGCCCGAACCAGTGCCGGAGGACGACGCTCCCGCGCCCGTGCCCGCCGGGGACTCTCCACGCTTCGTGATCCAGGAGCACCACGCACGAGCCCTGCACTGGGACTTCCGACTGGAACGGGACGGCGTCCTGGTCTCCTGGGCGATCCCGAAAGGGCTCCCGCCCGATCCGAAGCAGAACCACCTCGCGGTGCACACCGAGGACCACCCACTGGACTACGCGACGTTCGAGGGCGAGATCCCGGCGGGCGAGTACGGCGGCGGCAGCGTCTCGATCTGGGACCACGGCACCTACGACCTGGAGAAGTGGAGCGACCGCGAGGTCAAGGTCGTCCTCCACGGAACTCGATCCCACGGTCGATTTGTGCTGTTCAAGACCGGCGACGGCGGAGGAAAACGCGGCCGGGACTGGATGATCCACCGGATGGACCCGCCCGACCCCGGCTGGCAACCACTGCCCGAGCTGGTGCCCCCGATGCTCGCGACGCTCGGCACGCTGCCGAGCGACGACGACGAGTGGGCTTACGAGATGAAGTGGGACGGCGTCCGACTGGTGCTGTACATCTCGGGGGGCCGCGTCCGCGCGATGACCCGCAACAACCGGGACGTGACCAGCAACTACCCCGAGCTGAGCATGCTCGCCGCGTCGGTCGGCACCCAGCAGTTGGTGATCGACGGCGAGGTCGTCGCCGTGGACGCGACCGGGCGGATCAGCTTCGGTGCGCTGCAGAACCGGATGCACGTCGCACGGCCCGGCAAGTCGCTGCTGGCCGGCTCGCCGGTGACGTTCCTGGCGTTCGACCTGCTGCACGCCGGCGGCGTACCGCTGCTCGACCAGCCGTACGTCGAGCGTCGCCGGTTGCTCACCCAGCTGAACCTGCGCGGGCCGCACTGGTCGACACCACCGCACTTCGACGGCGGCGGGCGGGACGCGGTCGCCACCAGCCGGGCCCAGGGGCTGGAGGGCGTCGTCGCCAAGCGTCTGACCTCCAAGTACCTGCCCGGCAAACGGACCAGGGACTGGCTGAAGGTGAAGAACGTCCGCACCCAGGAGGTGGTGGTCGGCGGCTGGCGTCCGGGCGCCGGACGCCGCGAGGGGCGGATCGGCTCGCTGCTGCTCGGCATCCCCGGGCCGGACGGGCTCGAGTACGTCGGGCACGTCGGGACCGGCTTCACCGAGGCCGTGCTCGACGACCTCACCGTGCGGCTGCGCCGGACCGAGCGGAAGACCAGCCCGTTCGCGACGCCGCTGCCCCGCCCGCACGCGAAGGACGCCCGCTGGGTGACGCCGCACCTGGTCGGCGAGGTGGCGTTCGGCGAGTGGACCGGCGACGGGCTGCTCCGCCATCCCGCGTGGCGCGGCCTGCGCACCGACAAGACGCCGGACGACGTCCGCCGCGAGGAGTGA
- a CDS encoding alpha/beta hydrolase — MTQAYRRVQIAVDGGELTVGVWGELSPERPPVLAIHGITANHVSWTEVARHHDGAILAPDLRGRGGSRHLPGPTGMAVHAADALAVLDVFGVDQAIVVGHSMGAFVASVFAHRFPERVRRLVLVDGGVPFPPITGDVDEAMDTILGPALARLKLTWPDRTAVHDFWRAHPALADWNDVIEAYVDYDVGEDGTGLRSRIAEPIIREDGRDLHLGAAAKDAYASLPGAKFPEGAVFLHAERGLLDEPTPLYPDPEQLEDHIAVQRLPGSNHYTILFAPRFAAAVARAVENPISESEAS, encoded by the coding sequence ATGACCCAGGCCTACCGGCGGGTCCAGATCGCGGTGGACGGCGGAGAACTCACGGTCGGTGTGTGGGGCGAACTCTCGCCGGAGCGGCCGCCCGTGCTCGCGATCCACGGCATCACCGCGAACCACGTGAGCTGGACGGAGGTCGCGCGCCACCACGACGGCGCGATCCTCGCCCCCGATCTGCGCGGACGGGGCGGCAGCCGGCACCTCCCCGGCCCGACCGGGATGGCCGTGCACGCTGCGGACGCCCTCGCGGTGCTGGACGTGTTCGGCGTCGACCAGGCGATCGTGGTCGGCCACTCGATGGGCGCGTTCGTCGCCTCGGTGTTCGCCCACCGCTTCCCGGAGCGTGTCCGGCGGCTCGTGCTGGTGGACGGTGGTGTGCCGTTCCCGCCGATCACCGGCGACGTCGACGAGGCGATGGACACGATCCTGGGCCCGGCGCTCGCCCGGCTGAAGCTGACCTGGCCGGACCGCACGGCCGTGCACGACTTCTGGCGCGCGCACCCGGCCCTCGCCGACTGGAACGACGTCATCGAGGCCTACGTGGACTACGACGTCGGCGAGGACGGCACCGGCCTGCGGAGCCGCATCGCGGAGCCGATCATCCGGGAGGACGGACGCGACCTGCACCTCGGGGCGGCCGCAAAGGACGCCTACGCGAGCCTCCCGGGCGCGAAGTTCCCCGAGGGCGCGGTCTTCCTGCACGCCGAGCGTGGCCTGCTCGACGAGCCGACGCCGCTCTACCCGGACCCGGAGCAGCTCGAGGACCACATCGCTGTCCAGCGGCTGCCCGGCAGTAACCACTACACGATCCTGTTCGCGCCGCGGTTCGCCGCCGCGGTCGCGCGCGCCGTCGAGAACCCCATCTCCGAGAGCGAGGCCTCGTGA